TATGCGCAGGAAGATACGCCGGGAGCGGGGTGTGGAACTCGCTTTTGAGGAACACCGCTATTTTGATGTACGGCGGTGGATGATTGCCGGAGATGAAGGTGTGATGCGGGGTGGAATGTACGGATTGCGTTTAAAGGGGGGCGCCAATCCCACCTACCGCCTGGAAAAATTTGAAGACCGGGTATGGAATGACAAGATGTACCTGTACCCGTTCCGCGTCAGTGAGATCAACCTGGGATATATCCAGCAAAATCCCGGTTGGTAACGGTTATAAATGTACACGCATAAAAGAATGCAATGAAAATGAAATCAGGAATAGATCGGGCAGGCTGCATGATTGCGACATCTGGCCTCAGAATTGGATTGCTGTTGTTTGGTGGCTTCTTCTGGAATGCAGCGCAGGCACAATCGGTTCAGTATGATGTAAATCCCGATTCTTCGGTGAGAGTAGCCTATGGCACGCTTTCCAAAGATCAGAGCAATGCTGCTATATCAAGCGTTACCGGCTCAGCATTGAAGAAAATGCAGACCGCAACGTTAACCAATGCACTGGCGGGAAAACTTACCGGGCTAACGGTTATGAACACCGGAGCTGCACCGGGCTTTGATGATCCTTCTATTTTGATCCGCGGTCAGCATACCAGCCTGAACAACGGGATTTTGCTGATTGTTGACGGCATCCAGGTAAATAGCATCAGCTTCTTATCGCCAGATGAAATTGAAAGTGTATCTGTATTGAAAGATGCTGCTGCTGTGGCCATGTACGGAGCAAGGGGTGGGAACGGAGTACTGCTGGTAACGACAAAAAGAGGTGCCATTTCAGACAAACCGCAGATTGCACTGAGCCTGCGGTATGGTGTACAGTCGCCAACCCAATTGCCCCAAATGGCGTCCTCCTATGATTTTGCACGCCTGTACAATGAAGCCCTGCAAAACGACGGTATACCCGCTTTATATACCGATGCACAATTGGAGGGCTACCGCCTGAAACGAGATCCCTACCGGCACCCGGATGTAAACTGGTTGGATGAGATTCTGCGGAAGCAGGCGCCCATCCAGGATTATACAGTCAGCTTTAACGGCGGAAACCAGACGGCAAAATATTTTGTGATGCTCGGATACCTGAACAACCAGGGATTGTATGCGCATACAGACGGTGAGCACAATGCCAATATCGGATACAACCAATTAAACCTGCGCGCTAACCTGGATGTGAACCTTACTAAAACACTTTCTGCACAAGTGGGGATCGGTGGTAATATACAGGACCGGAAATTTCCTCCTGTTGCTACGGCTACGTTCTGGCAAAATATGCTCACCTATGCGCCCAACCTGTACCCGGCCATGACACCAGAAGGAAACATTACGGGAACAGCCGCCTTCCCTTCCAATCCCCTGGGCGATCTGTTAAAAAGGGGATACCAGTCGCGGCACGACCGGAACATCCAGATGAATGTTCGTGTTACACAAAAGCTGGATTTTATCACCAGCGGCCTGAACGTGTTTGGCGCCGTTTTATTTGATAACCTGTTGCAGAACCGGTATGATAAGACCCGTACCTATGCTTATTACGAGCCCATTTGGACAACGGGGGCTGGTGGCCAGGATTCTATGTATTACCTGCAGCGGAGTCTGGATACGGATCTTACCGTTGTTACCGGTGGCGATTATGAAAACAACCGGCTGATCTTTCAGGGAGGACTGGACTACGGACGCCGGTTCGGGAAGCACCAGCTGGGAGGAATGCTGTTCTTCCAGCAGGACAAATATACCGTGCTGGGTAACGCTTCTCCCTTTGCCATGCAGAACCTGGCGGGACGCCTGATGTATAGTTATAAGGACAAATATTTTGTCGAGGGGGTATTCTCTTACAGTGGTCTGGAGAATTATGCACCGGGCAGGCGCTTTGGCTTTTTTCCAGCATTATCGGCAGGATGGCTGCTGCATAAAGAATCGTTCCTGCAAAATACCGCCTGGATCAACTACCTGAAATTACGCGCCTCCGCAGGAGGTGTAGGAAACGACAGGGGCGCACCACGGTTTAATTACAACCAGTACTGGGGCGTTGCCAGCAGCCAGGGTTATTATTTCGGAACGGGACAAAGCTGGTACAACGGACTGGTGCAGCTCGCCATGGCCAATCCGGATATTACCTGGGAGCGGGCCATGATCTATAACCTGGGTATGGATGCTTCCCTGTTCAACAACCGGCTAAACCTTACTGCAGATGTATTTAAAGAAAACAGGAAGGATATACTGGTAGATCTGTCTGCTACCGGTTCTGCATTGGCGGGATATACTTCGGGCCGGATGGCTAATTTAGCGCGGGTGGACAATGCAGGAGCCGAAATAGCAGCTGCTTACCGGAAAGACGCCGGGCCCTTAAATTATTACTTTGGAGGACAGTTCTCCTATGCCCGCAATACCATTAAAGAAAGCTGGGAAGCACCCAAAAAGGAGGCCTACAGTTACCGGCAGGGACATCCGGTAGGTCAGTATTTCGGTCTTGAGGCCATCGGCTATTTTAAAGATGAAAGCGATATTGCTTCAAGCCCTTTACAAACATTTTCGATTGTTGCTCCTGGCGACCTGAAGTATAAGGACCAGAACAATGACGGTATTATTGATGCTAACGATCAGATAGCCATCGGGAAACAAAATTATCCGGAGATTAACTACGGGTTTCAAACCGGCATATCGTATAAAAATATTTACGTGGATCTGTTCTTCCAGGGCGTAGCCGATAAAAGCGTATACCTGAACGGTTACTTATTTCAGCCGTTTATAAATAATACCAATATCCTCGACTGGGCGGTTGAAGGGCACTGGACACCGCAAACGCATACTACGGCCACTTATCCGCGGCTGACCACTCAGGCTAATCCCAATAACTACCAGGCATCTACCTTCTGGGTTCGCCGTGCTGATTTCATCCGGTTAAGGAATGCGGAACTGAGTTACAGGTTACCGGTAAGCCTGGTGAAGCAGGTTGGAATGGAACAGGCCAAAATATTTGTAAGCGGAATGAACCTGGTTACCTGGGATAACCTGGCGGTGGATGTGGATCCGGAAATGCTAGGGCAAGGGTATCCCGTACTAAAATCCTGGTCGGCAGGTATTATGGTCAAATTTTAAAACGGACAACGAATGAAAGCAATAACAATAAAACCCGTTTGGATCAGCTGCCTGGTGCTGCTGGTGATCATGGTAAACAGCAGCTGTAAAAAGTTTTTAGACCGTGAGATAGAATCTAATTACAAGGAAGATGAGGTGTTTGTGAATTATGACCGGATGCAGCAGGCAGGCATTGGCGTATATGCATTCCTGTATAATCGCTTTGGTTTTCAGCGGATCGATAATGCGATGTTGGCTGCTGCCTGCGATGAGGCAGATCATGCGATACCTGCATCCGCCATCCAAAAATACAATACCGGCACCTGGACGGCCGTTTCCAACCCCGAAGATTGCTGGAGTTTTTTTTACCAGGGTATCCGCAGGGCCAACCTGTTCTTGGAGCAGTCGGTAAACTATAAACAGATTATCTACCGCGATACGCTGGATCCTGCCAACAAAAGCAGTTATGAGGCCAATGTAAAAGACATTGCCTGGTTGCGGGCAGAAGTGCGCTTGTTACGCGCCCTGTATTATTTCGAGCTTATCAAACGGTATGGTGGTGTGCCGCTGGTAGATAAGTCTACTTATACTGATGCGCAACTGAAACTGTTTAAACGGAAAACATTTGAAGAGTGTACCGAATTTATAAAGGCTGAATGTGATAGTGTCTATCCACAGTTAAAGGATACCTGGGTCGGTTTCTCCTCCGAGAAATGGCGGGGAAGGATCACCCAGGGGGTGGCGCTGGCATTAAAGGCCCGCCTGTTATTGTATGCCGCCAGTCCATTAAATAATCCTTCAGGTGATCTTGCAAAATGGATTGCCGCAGCAAAGGCTGCGCATGATGTAATTGCCCTGGGTAAATATGGCTTGCATAACAGCTATAGCGGGCTGTTTCGTCTGGGCAATGGTGCTGATGGCAATACAGAAGTGATCTTTGCCATACAGGGCTGGGCCCGCAACGATTTTGAGCGGATGAACTACCCGGTGGGCTACAGCCAGGGCGGCCAGGGCAGTACCTGCCCGTCTCAAAACCTGGTAGACGCCTATGAAATGAAGGCCACCGGTATGATGATCGGCGAACCCGGATCTGGTTATGACCCGACCAATCCTTATGCCGGAAGAGACCCACGTTTGGGTATGTCGATCCTTACCAATAATACTGCTTTTAAAGGACGCCCCGTTGAAGCCTGGGCAGGTGGACTGGACGGTTTGGGGAAACTGAATGCTACAACAACGGGATATTACTTACGGAAGTTCATAGACGAAGGCCTGGATCTGGAGAAAAATACCAGTAGCGTTCATACCTGGATCCTGTTCCGGTATGCAGAAATATTGTTGGATTATGCCGAGGCTATGAATGAAGCCTATGGTCCGGAAGCTGCCAGTGGTTATTCCATGACAGCAAAGGCGGCGGTGGATCGTGTGCGGCAACGACCCGGTGTTGGCCTGCCCCTGCTGCCTCCCGGTCTTTCCAAAGAAGAGATGCGGGCACGTATCCGTAACGAGCGCAGGGTAGAGCTGGCATTTGAAGAGCATCGCTTTTTTGATGTACGCAGATGGAAGATTGCGGAGCTGACGGAGAACCTGCCGCTGATGGCTATGCAGGTTATAAAGACACCGGAAGGTACATTCAACTACCTGGTACGGAAAGCAGAAGACCGGGTCTTTCAGCCGCGTATGTACTGGTATCCCATCCCGGAACAGGAAGTACTAAAGAGCGAAGGAAATCTTGCACAAAGTCCCGGCTGGTAACTTCATTTTCAAAATATCCTGTTTTTGAAATAACCACTAAAAATGCTGCATACTCAAAAGAATGATTATTCAATCTGTTCCATGTGGCTGAAAACAATAAAAAGTAATACATGAAAAGAATATATCTTATACTCTTTCTTGGTTTGAACCTGGTATGGTTGGTTATGGCCTGCAATAAGGCGCTTACATTTCCTGAAGGCGGTAGCTTGCCCTTACCGGAACTGGAAGGTGCTACCGCCCGGTTGCATTGGGTAGGCCCCCGCTATAAGGTAGCAGTGCAGGCCGCTATAAAGGATGGGGAGGGCATACAGAAAGTGCGCATGCGGAATGGCGAATGGTTGCTTGATACCGTTTTCGATGTAAGCAACCAGCAGGTATTTTCGATAAGGGATAGTTTCCTGGTGCCAAAAGATGTGAACCCTACACAACATGTTTTGGAGTTCCAGATCACAAATAGCAGGGGAGGTCTGATCAAAAAATATGTAACGGTGGAAGATCTTTCTTCGGAAAATCTTATTCCGGGTTATAATCCAGACGAGTTGCCGCCGGATATCCAGGTGGTAAAACCGACCGTAACCAAATTTCTCGGCTTTTCAACTGCTCCCATTAAAGTAGATGTTGAAGCCACTATCAAAGACCTGGAAATTGACAATATAGAGCTCAAGCTATGGGGCGAGACGGCAGATGGCCAGCCGGTGGAGTTCTATGAAAAGATTGTACCTGCTGACGATGCTGCAAAAAAACAATATACATTGATAAAGACCTTCGAGTTGCCGGCTGGTAAGCCCGGGTTGTACCAATACGTCATCCGTTCCACCGATGCGAGCGGCAACAAAAAAACGGTGGGAGGTGAGGTGAGTGTAGGATATATAGATCGCCTTTATTTATCCGATGCGCAGCATGCAGGGGAAGTAACAGCACAGGGATACGATCAGGCTGGAGGTTGCAGGGGAATCGGAACCATCTACTCGATGAAAAAACAGGGCACCAACACCTTTCTTATCGATTACTATTATCCCGCTTCAGGTGCAGAAAATATCCGGTTCATCGCATTCATGGGCAACGATAAGCCGTTTAACAATACGGGCGGCACCCAGGCCGGGATCAATTATACCCTGGATGGAGGAAATGTGATCGGCTCAAGCTCGGCTACACCGGGCACGCTTACCGTTAACCTGCAGGAGGCCGGCTTTAAGCTTCCGGCAACACAGAAGGGTTATTATCATATTAGTGTTGATATGACAAAGCGTACAATAACCGCCACACCGTATACACCCACATTGCCGGTAGATGCCGTAAAGTACCCGGGATGGTCCGATGCCAGCCCCTGGCCGTATCTTGCTGTAACGGGACCCACTGTAGCAGGTAGTGCGGGCGGCTGGACGGAAGCGACTACGTCGCCGAAGTTAATAAGGGATCCTGATAATAAATATCTATTCAGCGGCAGCTTTCAAACCACCGGTGGTTCTTCAAACATGAGTCTGAATGCGCCCTTGGCGGCCTTGAGCGGGGATGTATGGGGCAAGGGATGGTTCCGGCTGGCGGCAGCCCGTGCGGCTATGAAAGATGATTATAGTGATCTGATTACCACGGTGGGCGCGGTAGGTGCCAGCTCCGGCGGCGCCAACTGGGGTTTTTCCACCAGTCCCGCCGGTACCTATAAAGCTTCGTATGATCTGGTATTGCAGCGGTTCCGGATTGTTAGAACCGGGAATTAAAAGGGGCAATGGTGGTTCCTGCTGATGCGCCTGCGCTCGTGCGGCCGGAAACGAGTTTCGCTGATATAAATGCAGATAAAGGCGGAAGAGCCATCGGGGAGAGCCATATGTTTGATGACGATGGTGTGCCGCGCAATCCTAAACAATGTGATTACCTGAATGTATAATCGATGAAATATTTTAAGAACCGATCAATATTCAAACAAGCAATAAAAACAATCGTAAAAAAAGCCGGATGTGCCTTTGTACTGACCCATATGTTATCATTGCTATGGGCCTGTGATAAAAAACCTCCGGGGACCACGCCCGTCGCTGCTCCTCCGGGAAAAATAATTGTAACGCTTTATCCCTCACAGGAGCAACAAACGATACACAGCTTTGGCGCTTCCGATTGCTGGACGGCAAAATTTGTGGGCAACTGGCAGGATGAACAGAAGAAGAACAAAATAGCCGACCTGCTTTTCAGCATGGATACCTTAAAAGATGGAAGTCCCGAAGGTATTGCTCTTTCCCTGTGGCGCTTCAACATCGGCGGCGGAAGTTTTGAACAGGGTGCTGCAAGCAATATAAAGGACGAATGGCGGAGGGAGGAATGTTTTATGAATGCC
The sequence above is a segment of the Niabella agricola genome. Coding sequences within it:
- a CDS encoding SusC/RagA family TonB-linked outer membrane protein, translating into MKMKSGIDRAGCMIATSGLRIGLLLFGGFFWNAAQAQSVQYDVNPDSSVRVAYGTLSKDQSNAAISSVTGSALKKMQTATLTNALAGKLTGLTVMNTGAAPGFDDPSILIRGQHTSLNNGILLIVDGIQVNSISFLSPDEIESVSVLKDAAAVAMYGARGGNGVLLVTTKRGAISDKPQIALSLRYGVQSPTQLPQMASSYDFARLYNEALQNDGIPALYTDAQLEGYRLKRDPYRHPDVNWLDEILRKQAPIQDYTVSFNGGNQTAKYFVMLGYLNNQGLYAHTDGEHNANIGYNQLNLRANLDVNLTKTLSAQVGIGGNIQDRKFPPVATATFWQNMLTYAPNLYPAMTPEGNITGTAAFPSNPLGDLLKRGYQSRHDRNIQMNVRVTQKLDFITSGLNVFGAVLFDNLLQNRYDKTRTYAYYEPIWTTGAGGQDSMYYLQRSLDTDLTVVTGGDYENNRLIFQGGLDYGRRFGKHQLGGMLFFQQDKYTVLGNASPFAMQNLAGRLMYSYKDKYFVEGVFSYSGLENYAPGRRFGFFPALSAGWLLHKESFLQNTAWINYLKLRASAGGVGNDRGAPRFNYNQYWGVASSQGYYFGTGQSWYNGLVQLAMANPDITWERAMIYNLGMDASLFNNRLNLTADVFKENRKDILVDLSATGSALAGYTSGRMANLARVDNAGAEIAAAYRKDAGPLNYYFGGQFSYARNTIKESWEAPKKEAYSYRQGHPVGQYFGLEAIGYFKDESDIASSPLQTFSIVAPGDLKYKDQNNDGIIDANDQIAIGKQNYPEINYGFQTGISYKNIYVDLFFQGVADKSVYLNGYLFQPFINNTNILDWAVEGHWTPQTHTTATYPRLTTQANPNNYQASTFWVRRADFIRLRNAELSYRLPVSLVKQVGMEQAKIFVSGMNLVTWDNLAVDVDPEMLGQGYPVLKSWSAGIMVKF
- a CDS encoding RagB/SusD family nutrient uptake outer membrane protein encodes the protein MKAITIKPVWISCLVLLVIMVNSSCKKFLDREIESNYKEDEVFVNYDRMQQAGIGVYAFLYNRFGFQRIDNAMLAAACDEADHAIPASAIQKYNTGTWTAVSNPEDCWSFFYQGIRRANLFLEQSVNYKQIIYRDTLDPANKSSYEANVKDIAWLRAEVRLLRALYYFELIKRYGGVPLVDKSTYTDAQLKLFKRKTFEECTEFIKAECDSVYPQLKDTWVGFSSEKWRGRITQGVALALKARLLLYAASPLNNPSGDLAKWIAAAKAAHDVIALGKYGLHNSYSGLFRLGNGADGNTEVIFAIQGWARNDFERMNYPVGYSQGGQGSTCPSQNLVDAYEMKATGMMIGEPGSGYDPTNPYAGRDPRLGMSILTNNTAFKGRPVEAWAGGLDGLGKLNATTTGYYLRKFIDEGLDLEKNTSSVHTWILFRYAEILLDYAEAMNEAYGPEAASGYSMTAKAAVDRVRQRPGVGLPLLPPGLSKEEMRARIRNERRVELAFEEHRFFDVRRWKIAELTENLPLMAMQVIKTPEGTFNYLVRKAEDRVFQPRMYWYPIPEQEVLKSEGNLAQSPGW